A genomic window from Pocillopora verrucosa isolate sample1 chromosome 7, ASM3666991v2, whole genome shotgun sequence includes:
- the LOC131792987 gene encoding adenosine receptor A2b-like produces MESCGKSIGCLSNNTANLSLTDDGKTDGYLKMSHQLLIPWAVAYSAVAVVILFGNILVIVSFAKKTILRSHTNYFIVSLAATDTFVGLISIPWWIIVLFITYKKETWFTYLHDIWVIFDILGGIGSILHLVALSWDRFCAIVWPLSHRIYTGRRYLLILALIWSVTIPVAVCSKPGMASAPKAYNVTVIVVCFFIPLVIICVSQAFLVTFIRKNRIQNFYKLRRSIRKEVRVAKTVIMMIALFMIGWLPFFTLSLVTYIRPEVQPSWQAICAVKFLQYGNSVVNPVLYAHKFPHFRKAFSALLCPCREVTKKVRNVGETFRAIMYSMIPGSIRNKTIHRYLADRRLGDNKANSSNIDSSKQNSSNDTAPIGEPSLEEIELCESHLNIFP; encoded by the exons ATGGAATCTTGCGGAAAATCCATTG GTTGCCTGTCAAACAACACCGCAAACCTCTCATTAACTGATGATGGTAAAACTGACGGTTACTTGAAGATGAGTCATCAGCTTCTCATTCCATGGGCCGTTGCGTACTCTGCCGTTGCTGTTGTTATCCTGTTTGGTAATATTCTTGTGATCGTATCATTTGCAAAGAAGACTATTCTACGATCTCACACCAACTACTTCATTGTTTCATTGGCAGCAACTGACACTTTCGTTGGATTGATCTCCATTCCATGGTGGATTATTGTTCTGTTTATAACTTATAAAAAAGAGACATGGTTTACATATTTGCACGATATCTGGGTAATATTCGACATCCTAGGAGGTATTGGTTCAATATTGCACCTGGTTGCCTTAAGCTGGGATAGATTTTGTGCTATTGTCTGGCCTTTAAGCCATCGTATTTACACCGGCAGACGTTATTTGCTTATTTTAGCCTTGATTTGGTCGGTTACAATCCCAGTTGCAGTATGTTCTAAACCGGGAATGGCATCAGCACCGAAGGCATACAATGTTACGGTCATAGTTGTCTGTTTCTTCATTCCACTAGTTATCATCTGTGTCTCACAAGCTTTTTTAGTAACTTTTATTCGAAAAAACAGAATACAAAACTTTTACAAGCTTAGAAGGAGTATTCGAAAAGAGGTCCGCGTTGCTAAGacagtgataatgatgatcgCATTATTTATGATTGGTTGGCTTCCTTTCTTCACACTCTCCTTGGTGACTTACATCAGACCGGAGGTGCAGCCATCATGGCAAGCAATCTGCGCCGTCAAGTTTCTCCAGTATGGAAACTCGGTTGTTAATCCAGTTCTGTATGCTCACAAATTTCCTCATTTTCGTAAAGCCTTTTCAGCCTTACTTTGTCCTTGCCGCGAAGTTACCAAAAAGGTGCGCAACGTTGGAGAAACTTTTAGAGCAATAATGTATTCCATGATACCTGGTTCGATTCGAAATAAAACTATTCATAGGTACTTGGCAGACAGACGGCTTGGAGATAATAAAGCAAATAGCTCAAACATAGATTCATCAAAGCAAAACTCATCAAATGACACTGCTCCAATTGGTGAACCCTCTCTTGAGGAAATCGAGCTTTGTGAGAGCCACCTAAATATCTTTCCTTAA
- the LOC131792969 gene encoding alpha-1A adrenergic receptor-like codes for MTISTELPSVNWSNIFNTTHSSEPIQELIRLSIAIRITFCIIFSIISTGVVLGNVTAASLFLRKRKLHTRAVYFLMSLAFSDIIVGSVGIPSFIYILANSVEFPNFVYTLWNAIDVFGATASIWYLMMISIERFYAVGWPFLHRVSSKRPYFCLIVLVWSISVALSCITVTEASRWPHYTLFVSMVSFVLPLTVILFVYLAMFFIALKSVRLNTRQTQSAEKDTRLAKAILLIIGCFIVAWAPFFGLNFAYWACHSCVDIEYELILVFKVLQYSSSLANPIIYTLRIPGCYQAFVELCGHWLRCQKTNYLENPEYPLASNEDIALVRFRHIDNPPFHCFSLLVNSADPLMKSSTSGSKGKTSRPFRKSKNLTFTSMV; via the coding sequence atgacGATTTCTACCGAGTTGCCATCCGTTAACTGGTCAAACATCTTCAATACAACTCATTCTTCAGAACCTATCCAGGAACTGATCCGTCTGAGCATCGCCATCAGAATTACATTTTGCATTATATTTTCGATTATTTCAACTGGCGTTGTACTGGGGAACGTTACTGCTGCTTCACTTTTTCTCAGAAAACGGAAATTACATACTCGAGCTGTTTATTTTCTCATGAGTCTCGCCTTTTCTGACATCATAGTGGGTAGTGTTGGAATACCTTCGTTCATCTACATCCTCGCAAATTCAGTGGAGTTTCCTAATTTCGTGTACACTCTATGGAATGCTATTGATGTTTTTGGCGCAACAGCATCTATTTGGTATTTAATGATGATAAGTATAGAAAGGTTTTATGCTGTTGGCTGGCCATTTCTTCATCGTGTATCCTCCAAAAGGCCATATTTCTGTCTTATTGTCCTCGTTTGGAGCATATCAGTAGCACTGAGTTGTATAACTGTGACGGAGGCCTCTAGATGGCCCCATTATACACTGTTTGTTTCCATGGTATCTTTTGTGTTGCCTTTAACAGTAATCCTTTTTGTCTACTTGGCTATGTTTTTCATTGCTTTAAAAAGTGTTAGACTGAATACCCGTCAGACTCAGAGCGCCGAGAAAGACACTCGTCTCGCCAAAGCGATATTATTAATCATTGGTTGTTTCATAGTCGCTTGGGCTCCATTCTTTGGCCTGAATTTTGCATACTGGGCGTGCCATTCATGTGTTGATATTGAATACGAGCTTATTCTTGTGTTCAAGGTACTTCAATACAGTAGTTCGCTTGCAAATCCTATCATATACACCTTGAGGATCCCTGGTTGTTACCAAGCATTCGTGGAGCTGTGTGGTCATTGGTTGAGGTGTCaaaaaactaattatttagAAAATCCGGAGTATCCTTTAGCTTCAAATGAAGACATAGCTTTAGTTAGATTCCGACACATCGACAACCCGCCCTTTCAttgcttttctttgcttgtcAACTCAGCAGATCCCTTGATGAAATCATCGACGTCAGGGAGCAAAGGAAAAACGTCAAGACCTTTTCGCAAGTCTAAAAACTTGACTTTTACATCTATGGTGTAG